In a genomic window of Equus przewalskii isolate Varuska chromosome 4, EquPr2, whole genome shotgun sequence:
- the YAE1 gene encoding protein YAE1 homolog, with amino-acid sequence MRKRTRSRPVSPDSHSPPRPWDRMELPALPAAGGCVVASVMSWVRASPLVRDPGEDGDVFDEEADESLVVQREWRSHMQRRVKEGYRDGVDAGKAVTLQQGFNQGYKEGAEVIINYGQLRGTLSALLSWCHLHDNSSALISKINNLLDAVGQCEEDVLKHLKSITPQPHVVDLLDSLQDMDLCHVVPAEKKTDEATDERLRENNAEFNKNCGRSVNGVDCSSLECCRTQEHAHSEQPSLTWILQQTASLVEQLGVSIDVLQHLKQL; translated from the exons ATGCGCAAACGCACGCGCAGCCGCCCTGTGAGCCCCGACTCGCATTCTCCGCCCCGCCCCTGGGACCGGATGGAGTTGCCGGCGCTTCCGGCGGCCGGCGGCTGTGTGGTTGCCTCGGTGATGTCGTGGGTTCGAGCGAGTCCTTTGGTCCGGGATCCTGGCGAGGACGGGGACGTGTTTGACGAGGAAGCGGACGAGTCGCTCGTGGTGCAGCGGGAATGGCGGAGCCACATGCAGAGACGAGTCAAA GAAGGTTATAGAGATGGAGTAGATGCTGGCAAAGCAGTTACTCTTCAGCAAGGCTTCAATCAAGGTTATAAGGAAGGTGCAGAAGTCATTATAAACTATGGACAACTCAGAGGAACATTGAG tgCTTTGCTCTCCTGGTGTCACCTTCATGATAATAGTTCGGCTTTgatcagtaaaataaataatcttcTGGATGCAGTTGGCCAGTGTGAAGAGGATGTGCTCAAACATCTGAAATCAATCACTCCGCAGCCCCATGTTGTAGATTTATTGGACTCCCTTCAGGATATGGACCTTTGTCATGTAGTTCCAGCGGAGAAAAAGACTGATGAAGCTACAGATGAAAGACTCCGTGAAAATAATGCTGAGTTTAACAAAAACTGTGGCAGGAGTGTTAATGGGGTAGATTGTTCGTCTTTAGAATGTTGTAGAACACAGGAGCATGCACATTCTGAACAGCCAAGCCTCACTTGGATTCTACAACAGACAGCCAGTTTAGTAGAGCAGCTGGGAGTGTCCATAGATGTATTACAGCACCTCAAACAGCTATAG